A window of the Cystobacter fuscus genome harbors these coding sequences:
- a CDS encoding YggS family pyridoxal phosphate-dependent enzyme, with amino-acid sequence MSGLAERLAEVRERMAAACARAGRPPESVTLVAVSKLKPAALIREAYAAGQRDFGENYAQELRDKAAELADLKELRWHAIGPLQTNKVKYVAKAAHAYHALERLEVAEELSRRRLEAPLPCHVEVNVGGEASKSGLAPEQVESFLKTVRALPGLRIDGLMSLPPPTDDEQVARGYFRALRELAQRHGLPGLSMGTTHDYELAIEEGATLVRVGTALFGERA; translated from the coding sequence ATGAGTGGCCTCGCGGAGCGCCTGGCGGAGGTGCGCGAGCGGATGGCGGCGGCGTGTGCGCGGGCGGGCCGGCCGCCCGAGTCCGTCACCCTGGTGGCCGTGTCCAAGCTCAAGCCGGCGGCGCTCATCCGCGAGGCGTACGCGGCGGGGCAGCGCGACTTCGGGGAGAACTACGCCCAGGAGCTGCGGGACAAGGCCGCGGAGCTGGCAGACCTGAAGGAGCTGCGCTGGCACGCCATCGGTCCCCTCCAGACGAACAAGGTGAAGTACGTGGCGAAGGCGGCGCACGCCTACCACGCGCTGGAGCGGCTGGAGGTGGCCGAGGAGCTGTCGCGGCGCCGGCTGGAGGCACCCCTGCCCTGCCATGTGGAGGTGAACGTGGGTGGGGAAGCCAGCAAGAGTGGCCTCGCGCCCGAGCAGGTGGAGTCCTTCCTGAAGACCGTGCGTGCCCTGCCCGGGCTGAGGATCGACGGCCTCATGTCACTGCCGCCCCCCACCGACGACGAGCAGGTGGCGCGCGGCTACTTCCGCGCCCTGCGGGAGCTGGCGCAGCGCCACGGGCTGCCGGGCCTGTCCATGGGGACCACGCATGACTACGAGCTCGCCATCGAGGAGGGAGCCACCCTGGTCCGGGTAGGCACCGCCCTCTTCGGCGAGCGCGCGTGA
- a CDS encoding Maf family protein, which yields MHTPVGQTRLVLASASPRRRELLGQLGLTFEVSAADIDETPQPGEPAGAYVLRLAQEKARVVALRHPDAWVLAADTTVALGEALLGKPRDAAEARDMLGRLSGRTHEVYTGVALAGPGAGQSTLVRTRVTFRALSPGEIAWYAGTGEPLDKAGSYAMQGKGGFLVASVEGSPTNVIGLPLGETLELIARAGVVLPWSAS from the coding sequence ATGCACACACCAGTGGGTCAAACTCGGCTCGTCCTCGCGTCCGCCTCGCCGCGGCGGCGCGAGCTGCTCGGTCAGCTCGGCCTCACCTTCGAGGTCTCCGCGGCGGACATCGACGAGACGCCCCAGCCGGGCGAGCCCGCCGGCGCCTACGTGCTGCGGCTGGCCCAGGAGAAGGCTCGCGTGGTGGCCCTCCGGCACCCGGACGCCTGGGTCCTGGCGGCGGATACCACCGTGGCGCTCGGAGAAGCGCTGCTCGGCAAGCCCCGGGACGCCGCCGAGGCGCGTGACATGTTGGGTCGGCTGTCGGGCAGGACCCACGAGGTCTATACCGGCGTGGCGCTCGCGGGCCCTGGCGCCGGGCAGTCCACCCTGGTGCGCACCCGCGTCACCTTCCGTGCCCTCAGTCCCGGTGAAATCGCCTGGTACGCGGGGACGGGGGAGCCGCTGGACAAGGCGGGCAGCTACGCCATGCAGGGCAAGGGAGGCTTCCTGGTGGCGTCGGTGGAGGGCAGCCCCACCAACGTGATTGGCCTGCCGTTGGGCGAGACACTCGAGCTGATCGCCCGGGCGGGCGTGGTGCTTCCCTGGAGCGCGTCATGA
- a CDS encoding sensor domain-containing diguanylate cyclase, whose amino-acid sequence MNSAELLAAMTRTVEQLAAYNDIAKALTSTLELREVLNLMMEKIRGLLRPRNWSLLLQDERTGKLYFEIAVGEGAEVLKGLQLAPGEGIAGTAFATGTARLVEDVSHDPAFASRFDAASTFRTRSIVAVPLIARGQVLGVIELVNGVIDRPFTQEDLMALTAIADFAAIAIENARNFRRVQELTIKDEHTGVYNARHLRAQLEHEVRRSQRFHHPVSLIFLDLDRFKSINDAHGHLVGSAVLREVGELLMSCCRQLDYVFRYGGDEFALLLVETSTDGAVTTATRIRDAFRKQIFQQAAELELRVTASLGVATYPEHALSAVDLVRAADFAMYAAKARGRDDICVAVPQGERPESMMGKK is encoded by the coding sequence ATGAACTCCGCGGAACTCCTCGCGGCCATGACGCGTACGGTGGAGCAACTGGCCGCCTACAACGACATCGCCAAGGCGCTCACCTCGACGCTCGAGCTGCGCGAGGTGCTCAACCTGATGATGGAGAAGATCCGCGGCCTGTTGCGTCCGCGCAACTGGTCCCTGCTCCTGCAGGACGAGCGCACGGGCAAGCTCTACTTCGAGATCGCCGTGGGCGAGGGCGCCGAGGTGCTCAAGGGCCTGCAGCTCGCGCCGGGCGAGGGCATCGCCGGCACGGCGTTCGCCACGGGGACGGCCCGGCTGGTGGAGGACGTGTCCCATGATCCGGCCTTCGCCTCGCGCTTCGACGCCGCGTCCACCTTCCGCACCCGCTCCATCGTCGCCGTGCCGCTCATCGCGCGCGGCCAGGTGCTCGGCGTCATCGAGCTGGTCAACGGCGTCATCGATCGGCCCTTCACCCAGGAAGATTTGATGGCGCTCACCGCGATCGCCGACTTCGCGGCCATCGCCATCGAGAACGCGCGCAACTTCCGCCGGGTGCAGGAGCTCACCATCAAGGACGAGCACACGGGTGTCTACAACGCCCGGCACCTGCGCGCCCAGCTCGAGCACGAGGTGCGGCGCTCCCAGCGCTTCCACCACCCGGTGTCCCTCATCTTCCTGGATCTGGATCGCTTCAAGTCCATCAACGATGCCCACGGGCACCTGGTGGGCAGCGCCGTGCTGCGCGAGGTGGGCGAGCTGCTCATGTCCTGCTGCCGGCAGCTCGACTACGTCTTCCGCTATGGCGGCGACGAGTTCGCCCTGCTGCTCGTGGAGACGAGCACGGATGGGGCGGTGACGACCGCCACGCGCATCCGCGATGCCTTCCGCAAGCAGATCTTCCAGCAGGCGGCGGAGCTGGAGCTCCGGGTGACGGCGAGTCTCGGGGTGGCCACCTACCCGGAGCACGCCCTGTCCGCGGTGGACCTCGTCCGGGCGGCGGACTTCGCCATGTACGCCGCCAAGGCCCGGGGCCGCGATGACATCTGCGTCGCCGTGCCCCAGGGGGAGCGGCCGGAGTCCATGATGGGCAAGAAATGA
- a CDS encoding peptidylprolyl isomerase, translating into MDSLDLRKVFSLLFIIAIAVVFTVQFGPGSNGFSDVNPAGAPAAAAVVNGKEIPLNEFRREYAGQLQYLRQQGQPITEAVARQFGLPQTVLDRLVNTELLSQAAARQGLRASDEEILRILHRSPDFQKDGQFDYATYQQVLRDYFRQSPADYEEDLRKRLSAQKLLGVVQAGVVVSDDEVRARFAKEGNQARVVFARFLPSMYSDKVPAPTPADLTTFKQAQEKAIKEYYESNRFVYQQPERVHARQILLKLTPDATPEQKAQVLARAQALRQELEGGKDFAEVASTSSEDPGTKASGGDLGWVERGNWEPALANAAFALEPGKLTQPIETKYGIHLVKVEEKKPAQDKKLEEVQDEIATTLYKKEKAKELARTEADKALATVKGGQTLTALFPPEKEGQPALLRFEQETRPEAVQTDTFNAASPNVPHLGPAPELLTAVFATQGPAVLEQVYPVGDGFVVAQVTERQLPDDAKFAEKRDELRQQAQQAKQYEVADSFIKALKKSGKVETNPAALDQVAGS; encoded by the coding sequence ATGGACTCCTTGGATCTCCGAAAGGTCTTCTCGCTCCTCTTCATCATCGCGATCGCGGTGGTGTTCACCGTGCAGTTCGGCCCGGGGAGCAACGGGTTCAGCGACGTGAACCCCGCCGGCGCCCCCGCGGCCGCGGCGGTGGTCAACGGCAAGGAAATCCCCCTCAACGAGTTCCGCCGCGAGTATGCCGGACAGTTGCAGTACCTGCGTCAGCAGGGTCAGCCGATCACCGAGGCGGTCGCCCGGCAGTTCGGTCTGCCCCAGACGGTGCTGGACCGGCTGGTGAACACGGAGCTGCTCTCCCAGGCCGCCGCGCGCCAGGGCCTGCGGGCGTCGGACGAGGAGATCCTCCGCATCCTGCACCGCAGCCCGGACTTCCAGAAGGACGGCCAGTTCGACTACGCCACCTACCAGCAGGTGCTGCGCGACTACTTCCGCCAGTCGCCCGCGGACTACGAGGAGGACCTGCGCAAGCGCCTGTCGGCCCAGAAGCTCCTGGGCGTGGTGCAGGCCGGCGTGGTCGTCTCCGATGACGAGGTGCGCGCGCGCTTCGCCAAGGAGGGCAACCAGGCCCGCGTCGTATTCGCCCGCTTCCTGCCCTCCATGTACTCCGACAAGGTCCCCGCCCCCACCCCGGCGGACCTGACCACCTTCAAGCAGGCGCAGGAGAAGGCCATCAAGGAGTACTACGAGTCCAACCGCTTCGTGTACCAGCAGCCCGAGCGTGTCCACGCGCGGCAGATCCTCCTCAAGCTCACCCCGGACGCCACGCCGGAGCAGAAGGCCCAGGTGCTCGCGCGCGCCCAGGCGCTGCGCCAGGAACTCGAGGGCGGCAAGGACTTCGCCGAGGTGGCGAGCACGAGCAGCGAGGATCCGGGCACCAAGGCCAGCGGTGGAGACCTCGGCTGGGTGGAGCGGGGCAACTGGGAGCCCGCGCTCGCCAACGCCGCCTTCGCGCTCGAGCCCGGGAAGCTCACCCAGCCCATCGAGACGAAGTACGGCATCCACCTGGTGAAGGTGGAGGAGAAGAAGCCGGCGCAGGACAAGAAGCTCGAGGAGGTGCAGGACGAGATCGCCACCACCCTCTACAAGAAGGAGAAGGCCAAGGAGCTCGCCCGGACCGAGGCGGACAAGGCGCTCGCCACGGTGAAGGGCGGCCAGACGCTCACCGCCCTGTTCCCCCCGGAGAAGGAGGGCCAGCCGGCGCTCCTGCGCTTCGAGCAGGAGACGCGTCCGGAGGCGGTGCAGACGGACACCTTCAACGCCGCCAGCCCCAACGTGCCCCACCTCGGCCCGGCGCCGGAGCTGCTCACCGCGGTGTTCGCCACCCAGGGGCCGGCCGTGCTCGAGCAGGTCTACCCCGTGGGTGATGGCTTCGTCGTGGCCCAGGTGACCGAGCGCCAGCTGCCGGATGACGCGAAGTTCGCCGAGAAGCGCGACGAGCTGCGCCAGCAGGCCCAGCAGGCCAAGCAGTACGAGGTGGCCGACTCCTTCATCAAGGCGCTGAAGAAGAGCGGCAAGGTGGAGACCAACCCCGCCGCGCTCGATCAGGTGGCCGGCAGCTGA
- the mreC gene encoding rod shape-determining protein MreC: MLSLLKRYRTLLIVSALLLYPFGAFLTTGGRRGREPNAVDRLVIGLTAPVQRGLVGLIDGVKAVVFGYIDLREVRQENEQLRAENLQLRASVHALGETRMENERLRGLLAYAEASPGPDIPARVIGVNPVAKLLSVRINRGESDGVFRGMSVVTPDGIVGQVVRTTGGWADVALVTDAQSRVAAQVQRSRARGTAAGAGKGPLQLENMLRIEDVQEGDLIITSGTDGVYPPGLVVGKVTHLEKTEHGMFLGGDIVPAVDTTRLEEVLVRGNPFGASAQGGAGEGSGR, from the coding sequence GTGCTGTCGCTTCTCAAGCGCTACCGGACCTTGCTGATCGTGAGTGCCCTCCTGCTCTACCCGTTCGGGGCCTTCCTGACGACGGGAGGCCGACGCGGGCGGGAGCCCAATGCCGTGGACCGGCTCGTCATCGGTCTGACGGCCCCCGTGCAGCGGGGGCTGGTGGGGCTCATCGACGGGGTGAAGGCCGTGGTGTTCGGCTACATCGACCTGCGCGAGGTGCGCCAGGAGAACGAGCAGCTGCGCGCGGAGAACCTCCAGTTGAGGGCGAGCGTGCACGCGCTCGGCGAGACGCGGATGGAGAACGAGCGGCTGCGCGGCCTGCTCGCCTACGCCGAGGCGTCGCCCGGGCCGGACATTCCCGCGCGGGTCATCGGGGTGAATCCCGTGGCCAAGCTGCTGTCGGTGCGCATCAACCGGGGCGAGTCCGACGGGGTGTTCCGCGGCATGTCGGTGGTGACGCCGGACGGCATCGTGGGCCAGGTGGTGCGCACGACGGGAGGTTGGGCGGACGTGGCGCTGGTGACGGACGCGCAGAGCCGGGTGGCCGCGCAGGTGCAGCGCTCGCGGGCGCGCGGCACGGCGGCGGGGGCCGGCAAGGGGCCGCTGCAATTGGAGAACATGTTGCGCATCGAGGACGTGCAGGAGGGCGATCTCATCATCACCTCGGGCACGGATGGCGTGTACCCGCCGGGGCTGGTGGTGGGGAAGGTGACGCACCTGGAGAAGACGGAGCACGGCATGTTCCTGGGCGGTGACATCGTGCCCGCGGTGGACACCACGCGGCTGGAAGAGGTGCTCGTGCGCGGCAATCCCTTTGGTGCCAGCGCGCAGGGTGGAGCGGGCGAGGGGAGCGGACGATGA
- the mrdA gene encoding penicillin-binding protein 2, translating into MTPSTLSETTPGRDLKRRFLWLGLAMVMGLTMLAIQLYRLQITQGEEYAAKSVANFVKEVRLRADRGLIMDRRGTILVDSRPSFDAFVTPAFCTQCAEEVLPRLGELLGWDDATRKRMEEQVRAARRTAPFLPLSVRVDLSRDEYDRINARRDILDGVEVVPVPHRYYRTGSVLSHVLGYMNEINPDELGRLNAEGGHYALGDYIGRRGLERTFESKLIGTDGVRKEVVNARGRVLEEFNDKLGEDSVMPSRPGNNLVLSLDMRLQEEAERAFPGSAGALVVVDVKTGFIRALVSRPGFDPNLLTGRITPAQMAALSRDPLQPMINRVSANHFSPGSTFKVVSTLAAYKSGLFRPESLVNCTGSYRLGARAWRCHKDSGHGPVNGKTALQYSCDWWFYKVADTIGLDPIADMGKALGMGAPTGIGVLAEVPGIMPSSEYHDKVSPGGYTKGMALNSVMGQGDVNATPLQVAMMYAAIANGGTLLKPQLVERVEGLDGRVLEKFDPEVVRKVQIPEAHRKAVMEALVSVVQEPGGTAYRSWLPYKERLGGITVAGKTGSAQVAAIGAIRLKEHQMDFFQRDHAWFAAVAPAEDPEIAVVVLNEHGGHGGVDAAPAGMAVITRYFELKKEDAANPPPRQSTPYVPGMPTAPAQDGASLTRSASPVTSGTGGSDAAAD; encoded by the coding sequence TTGACGCCTTCCACTCTGTCCGAGACGACCCCCGGGCGCGACCTCAAGCGCCGCTTCCTCTGGCTGGGCCTGGCCATGGTGATGGGCCTGACGATGCTCGCCATCCAGCTCTACCGCCTGCAGATCACCCAGGGCGAGGAGTACGCCGCCAAGAGCGTGGCCAACTTCGTCAAGGAAGTGCGGCTGCGCGCCGACCGCGGCCTCATCATGGATCGGCGCGGCACCATCCTCGTGGACAGCCGCCCCTCCTTCGACGCCTTCGTCACCCCGGCCTTCTGCACCCAGTGCGCCGAGGAGGTGCTGCCCCGCCTGGGAGAGCTGCTCGGGTGGGACGACGCCACGCGCAAGCGCATGGAGGAGCAGGTGCGCGCGGCGCGCCGCACGGCGCCCTTCCTGCCGCTGTCCGTGCGCGTGGACCTCTCGCGCGACGAGTACGATCGCATCAACGCCCGGCGCGACATCCTCGACGGCGTGGAAGTGGTGCCGGTGCCGCACCGCTACTACCGCACCGGCAGCGTGCTCTCGCACGTGCTCGGGTACATGAACGAAATCAACCCGGACGAGCTGGGGCGCCTGAACGCCGAGGGGGGCCACTACGCCCTGGGTGACTACATCGGGCGGCGCGGCCTGGAGCGCACCTTCGAGTCCAAGCTGATCGGCACCGACGGCGTGCGCAAGGAGGTCGTCAACGCGCGGGGCCGGGTGCTCGAGGAGTTCAACGACAAGCTGGGCGAGGACTCGGTGATGCCGTCGCGGCCGGGCAACAACCTGGTGCTGTCGCTCGACATGCGCCTGCAGGAGGAGGCCGAGCGCGCGTTTCCGGGCTCGGCGGGCGCCCTGGTGGTGGTGGACGTGAAGACGGGCTTCATCCGCGCGCTGGTGTCGCGCCCGGGCTTCGATCCCAACCTGCTCACCGGCCGCATCACCCCCGCGCAGATGGCCGCGCTGTCGAGGGATCCCCTCCAGCCGATGATCAACCGCGTCTCCGCCAACCACTTCAGCCCCGGCTCCACCTTCAAGGTCGTCTCCACCCTGGCCGCCTACAAGTCGGGTCTGTTCCGGCCGGAGTCGTTGGTGAACTGCACGGGCAGCTACCGGCTCGGCGCGCGCGCCTGGCGCTGCCACAAGGACAGCGGCCACGGGCCGGTCAACGGCAAGACGGCGTTGCAGTACTCGTGCGACTGGTGGTTCTACAAGGTGGCCGACACCATCGGGTTGGATCCCATCGCGGACATGGGCAAGGCCCTGGGCATGGGCGCCCCCACGGGCATCGGCGTGCTCGCCGAGGTGCCGGGGATCATGCCGTCCAGCGAGTACCACGACAAAGTGTCTCCCGGGGGCTACACCAAGGGCATGGCGCTCAACAGCGTCATGGGCCAGGGCGACGTGAACGCCACGCCGCTGCAGGTGGCCATGATGTACGCGGCCATCGCCAACGGTGGCACCCTGCTCAAGCCGCAGCTCGTCGAGCGCGTGGAGGGCCTGGATGGCCGCGTGCTCGAGAAGTTCGATCCCGAGGTGGTGCGCAAGGTGCAGATTCCCGAGGCGCACCGCAAGGCGGTGATGGAGGCGCTCGTGTCGGTGGTGCAGGAGCCGGGTGGAACGGCCTACCGCTCGTGGCTGCCCTACAAGGAGCGGCTCGGTGGCATCACGGTGGCGGGCAAGACGGGCAGCGCCCAGGTGGCGGCGATCGGCGCGATCCGTCTCAAGGAACACCAGATGGACTTCTTCCAGCGCGACCACGCGTGGTTCGCGGCGGTGGCACCCGCGGAGGATCCGGAGATCGCCGTGGTGGTGCTCAACGAGCACGGAGGCCACGGTGGCGTGGACGCCGCGCCCGCCGGCATGGCGGTCATCACCCGCTACTTCGAGCTGAAGAAGGAAGACGCGGCCAACCCGCCGCCGCGCCAGAGCACCCCCTATGTGCCGGGGATGCCCACCGCGCCGGCTCAGGACGGCGCGTCGCTCACCCGGAGCGCGTCCCCGGTCACCAGCGGGACGGGAGGCTCGGATGCAGCTGCGGATTGA
- the rodA gene encoding rod shape-determining protein RodA — protein sequence MQLRIERRMLPHVPWGLILSVLALMGLGIFNLASASRSQASPVWTSQAVYAGVSVLAALIVCLVDYRVIKNLALPIYVLNIAALLALRVIGHKAKGAESWFVLGPIRIQPAEFMKIGVLLMLAKVYHDDFKPGDGSYGLKRLVKPVLVVMVPTALVLVQPDLGTALMILLSSATVILFGKVRWYLVAVLLVGFFAVAGIIWNDYVRDVPEPRTTVVRHLLKAHQSKRISGWLDPESDLRGSGYHAAQSKIAVGSGGLHGKGWKEGTQTGLSFLPEQHTDFIFSVWAEEHGFVKCVVLLVLYGLLFIFGLGVGFTARDRFGAFAAVGVVAMIFWQVFENIGMVIGLLPVTGITLPLLSYGGSSLVSVMLCIGLLVNISMRRHMF from the coding sequence ATGCAGCTGCGGATTGAGCGGCGCATGCTGCCCCACGTGCCGTGGGGCCTCATCCTGAGCGTGCTCGCGCTGATGGGGCTGGGCATCTTCAACCTGGCGTCGGCCTCGCGCTCGCAGGCCTCGCCGGTGTGGACGAGCCAGGCGGTGTACGCGGGCGTCAGCGTCCTGGCCGCGCTCATCGTGTGCCTGGTGGACTACCGCGTCATCAAGAACCTGGCGCTGCCCATCTACGTGCTCAACATCGCGGCGCTGCTCGCGCTGCGGGTCATCGGCCACAAGGCCAAGGGCGCCGAGAGCTGGTTCGTGCTCGGGCCCATCCGCATCCAGCCCGCCGAGTTCATGAAGATCGGCGTGTTGTTGATGCTCGCCAAGGTCTACCACGACGACTTCAAGCCGGGAGACGGCTCCTATGGCCTCAAGCGCCTGGTGAAGCCGGTCCTGGTCGTCATGGTGCCCACCGCGCTGGTGCTGGTGCAGCCGGACCTGGGCACCGCGCTGATGATCCTCCTGTCCTCGGCGACGGTCATCCTGTTCGGCAAGGTGCGCTGGTACCTGGTGGCGGTGTTGCTGGTGGGCTTCTTCGCCGTCGCGGGCATCATCTGGAACGACTACGTGCGGGACGTGCCCGAGCCGCGCACCACGGTCGTGCGCCACCTGCTCAAGGCGCACCAGAGCAAGCGCATCTCCGGGTGGTTGGATCCCGAGTCGGACCTGCGCGGCAGCGGCTACCACGCGGCCCAGTCGAAGATCGCCGTGGGCTCCGGAGGGCTGCACGGCAAGGGGTGGAAGGAGGGGACCCAGACGGGCCTGTCCTTCCTGCCCGAGCAGCACACGGACTTCATCTTCTCCGTGTGGGCCGAGGAGCACGGCTTCGTCAAATGCGTGGTGCTGCTGGTGCTCTACGGCTTGCTGTTCATCTTCGGGCTGGGCGTGGGGTTCACCGCGCGCGACCGCTTCGGCGCCTTCGCGGCCGTGGGCGTCGTGGCGATGATCTTCTGGCAGGTGTTCGAGAACATCGGCATGGTCATCGGCCTGCTGCCGGTGACGGGTATCACCCTGCCGCTGCTCAGCTATGGCGGCTCCTCGCTGGTGAGCGTCATGCTGTGCATCGGGCTGCTGGTGAACATCAGCATGCGCCGCCACATGTTCTGA
- the mgtE gene encoding magnesium transporter encodes MLGNLLKPEFDSLIAAKDWNALRDAFSDMDPADMAEVIEDLPADESGILFRLLPRDSAALVFEYLPPSQQTEIVDTLGREQLKNLLDEMAPDDRTRLLEELPAEVTKRLLTSLSPEQLKLARTLLGYPEKSAGRYMTPEYLTLPGNLTAGEALEYVRTHGQGRETLAVLYIVDEKGRLLDDVRLASLVLAAPSTPVTDIHDRQLVSIPATADREEFISLFEKYDRVALPVTDSRGVLVGIITVDDVLDAAEEEATEDIQRIGGMEALEAPYLDIGIVGMLQKRVGWLTVLFVGQMFTATAMAHYQDAIAQAVFLGTFVPLIISSGGNSGSQATSLIIRALAVRDVELQDWWKVAAREITSGVALGFFLGALGFLRILVWPEHESLYGPHFAWVGMAVGLSVVGVVTFGTLCGSMLPFLLRRLGLDPATASAPFVATLVDVTGVVIYFTVATLILTGRVL; translated from the coding sequence ATGTTGGGAAACCTCCTGAAGCCCGAGTTCGACTCGCTCATCGCCGCCAAGGACTGGAACGCGCTGCGCGATGCGTTCTCGGACATGGATCCCGCGGACATGGCCGAGGTGATCGAGGATCTCCCCGCCGACGAGAGCGGCATCCTCTTCCGGCTGCTGCCCCGGGACTCGGCGGCGCTGGTGTTCGAGTACCTGCCGCCCTCGCAGCAGACGGAGATCGTCGACACGCTGGGCCGCGAGCAGCTCAAGAACCTGCTCGACGAGATGGCGCCGGATGATCGCACGCGCCTGTTGGAGGAGCTGCCGGCGGAGGTGACCAAGCGGCTGCTCACGTCGCTGTCGCCCGAGCAGCTCAAGCTGGCGCGCACCCTGCTGGGCTATCCGGAGAAGAGCGCCGGGCGCTACATGACGCCCGAGTACCTCACGCTGCCGGGCAACCTCACCGCGGGGGAGGCGCTCGAGTACGTGCGCACCCACGGCCAGGGCCGCGAGACGCTGGCGGTGCTCTACATCGTGGACGAGAAGGGCCGGCTGCTGGACGACGTGCGGCTCGCGTCGCTGGTGCTCGCGGCGCCCTCCACGCCGGTGACGGACATCCATGATCGGCAGCTCGTGAGCATCCCGGCCACGGCGGACCGCGAGGAGTTCATCAGCCTGTTCGAGAAGTACGATCGGGTGGCGCTGCCGGTAACGGACTCGCGGGGCGTGCTGGTGGGCATCATCACGGTGGACGACGTGCTGGACGCGGCCGAGGAGGAGGCCACCGAGGACATCCAGCGCATCGGCGGTATGGAGGCCCTGGAGGCGCCCTACCTGGACATCGGCATCGTGGGCATGTTGCAGAAGCGCGTGGGGTGGCTGACGGTGCTCTTCGTGGGGCAGATGTTCACCGCCACCGCCATGGCGCACTACCAGGACGCCATCGCCCAGGCGGTGTTCCTCGGCACCTTCGTGCCGCTCATCATCTCCTCGGGCGGCAACTCGGGCTCCCAGGCCACCTCGCTCATCATCCGCGCGCTGGCGGTGCGCGACGTGGAGCTCCAGGACTGGTGGAAGGTCGCCGCGCGGGAAATCACCAGTGGCGTGGCGCTGGGCTTCTTCCTCGGTGCATTGGGCTTCCTGCGCATCCTCGTCTGGCCCGAGCACGAGTCGCTCTACGGGCCGCACTTCGCCTGGGTGGGCATGGCGGTGGGCCTGAGCGTGGTGGGCGTGGTGACGTTCGGCACGCTGTGCGGCTCGATGCTGCCCTTCCTGCTGCGGCGGCTCGGGTTGGATCCCGCCACCGCCTCCGCGCCCTTCGTGGCCACGCTGGTGGACGTCACCGGCGTCGTCATCTACTTCACCGTGGCCACGCTCATCCTCACCGGCCGGGTGCTGTAG
- a CDS encoding PilZ domain-containing protein, producing MERKGSRKKVPAQAVAPEQPAVAAPPPVVRPEPPRAVVPPRPEPRVQPPARPASPLPPARPVSPFRFSSTPVTSRLPPAPIIGVGSEEEVEHRRFPRAQLATSFELWIDEGGARRFTATLRSVNVSVGGAFLESTFFLPLSTELRVRFSLAPGAAPVEARALVVREQRPVRDGMPSGFGIHFEEFYGQTEVALARLFLDLRLRAFAEEYLASPRARGLSDGLERVVDALAAWELLKAQTSTDLWQGE from the coding sequence ATGGAGCGCAAGGGCTCGCGAAAGAAGGTTCCCGCCCAGGCCGTGGCCCCCGAGCAACCGGCGGTCGCCGCGCCGCCCCCCGTGGTCCGGCCCGAGCCGCCACGCGCGGTGGTGCCTCCCCGGCCCGAGCCCCGCGTGCAGCCCCCCGCGCGGCCCGCGTCCCCATTGCCCCCCGCGCGGCCCGTGTCCCCCTTCCGCTTCTCGTCGACGCCCGTCACCTCCCGACTTCCCCCCGCGCCCATCATCGGGGTGGGGAGCGAGGAGGAGGTGGAGCACCGGCGCTTTCCCCGCGCGCAGCTCGCCACGAGCTTCGAGTTGTGGATCGACGAGGGGGGAGCACGGCGCTTCACGGCCACGCTGCGCTCGGTGAACGTGAGCGTGGGCGGGGCCTTCCTGGAGAGCACCTTCTTCCTGCCCCTGTCCACGGAGCTCCGGGTGCGCTTCTCCCTGGCTCCCGGGGCCGCGCCCGTGGAGGCCCGGGCCCTCGTGGTGCGTGAGCAACGGCCGGTGCGGGACGGGATGCCCTCTGGCTTCGGCATCCACTTCGAGGAGTTCTACGGCCAGACGGAGGTGGCGCTGGCGCGGCTCTTCCTGGACCTGCGGTTGCGCGCGTTCGCGGAGGAGTACCTCGCCTCGCCCCGGGCCCGCGGGCTGTCCGATGGGCTGGAGCGGGTGGTGGACGCACTCGCCGCGTGGGAGCTGCTCAAGGCCCAGACATCCACGGATCTGTGGCAGGGGGAGTGA
- the trxA gene encoding thioredoxin: MAGADVLTVGDGDFKTQVLDSSEPVLVDFWATWCAPCRAIAPAIDALATQYKGQLKVAKIDIDQNQDTPQQYGIRSIPTLLVFKGGKVVDQIVGSVPKSKIEEAVKKAL, encoded by the coding sequence ATGGCAGGCGCTGACGTGTTGACGGTTGGAGATGGGGATTTCAAGACGCAGGTGCTGGATTCCAGCGAGCCCGTGTTGGTGGATTTCTGGGCCACGTGGTGCGCCCCGTGCCGCGCCATCGCGCCCGCCATCGACGCGCTGGCCACCCAGTACAAGGGCCAGCTCAAGGTGGCCAAGATCGACATCGACCAGAACCAGGACACCCCCCAGCAGTACGGCATCCGCTCCATCCCCACCCTGCTCGTCTTCAAGGGGGGCAAGGTGGTGGACCAGATCGTCGGCTCCGTCCCCAAGTCGAAGATCGAAGAGGCCGTGAAGAAGGCCCTGTAG